One part of the Coffea eugenioides isolate CCC68of chromosome 10, Ceug_1.0, whole genome shotgun sequence genome encodes these proteins:
- the LOC113749808 gene encoding MDIS1-interacting receptor like kinase 2-like: MGSLANHQKPSFELLLLLLISVLALQFASASVEEAEALLKWKASFSNQNNTLLTSWNLQNTYNHPKTSVSPCTWFGVSCIDGSVNRLNLTNSSINGTLYSFPFSSLPNLEYADLSMNKLSGSVPPQVSKLSKLSYLDLSYNKFSGTIPPEIGLLTNLQTLHLNENYLNGAIPQEIGQLRSLVELALCTNNITGPIPASFGNLKNLNYLYLYENQLSGSIPREIGNLNNLVEVDIDNNQLTGPIPASIGNLNNLLLLHLFENGLSGSIPPEIGKLKKLQSLSLWGNKLTGPIPTSLGNLRDLTLLHLYLNQLSGSIPEELGNLKSLIKLEVTENQLNGLIPTSLGNLIELKTLSLRQNQLSGSIPPELGKLTKLVALGMDENQFSGHLPEGLCSSQTLQDFSVNNNSLSGPIPESLKNCASLVRARFDGNQFTGNLSESFGIYPHLEFIFLSNNNFSGELSNNWCRCKNLTTLLIANNSITGHIPPEFGNLPNLGALDLSSNQIAGQIPKELGKLKSLLWLLLNDNQLSGGIPLELGSLTDLFSLDLSVNLLNGSIPGSIGECQHLSFLNLSSNSLSHSIPSWLGELIHLNLLDLSHNSLIGGIPTEFGGLNSLETLNLSHNNLSGFIPKALAELPGIQHIDLSFNELEGPIPCGKAFANATIEQLKGNKGLCGNITGVRPCDSPQLVKKHENGQKLALIIALPLVGALMLLSAFAGILFFHEKRKGDPKVKDGEVKGGDVFSISLFDGKEMYENILKVTRDFDPTFCIGKGGHGSVYKANLPPANTVAVKRLHHLSESADQEGFLNEIRALTKIKHRNIVKLQGYCSSAKYSFLVYEYLERGSLAKLLSIEEEAKKLDWQKRIKIIKGVAHALSYMHHDCSPPIVHRDISSNNVLLDSEYEAHVSDFGTAKLLKIDSSNWSAVAGTYGYVAPELAYTMRVTEKCDVYSFGVLTLEVIKGSHPGDFIPHLTSPTSVNIQLKDLLDQRLPYPGQEDEETLVSILKLARACLTVDPQSRPTMHMISSFLSMGAQALPKHLQGDFQLA; this comes from the exons atgggtTCTTTAGCTAATCATCAAAAGCCATCGTTCGAACTTCTTCTGCTCCTGCTTATCTCAGTTTTGGCTCTCCAATTTGCTTCAGCTTCTGTTGAGGAGGCTGAAGCCCTTTTGAAATGGAAAGCCAGTTTTTCAAACCAGAACAACACCCTCCTAACATCTTGGAATCTTCAAAACACttataatcatccaaaaacaagtgtCAGCCCTTGCACTTGGTTCGGTGTGTCGTGCATTGATGGCAGTGTAAACAGGTTAAACCTCACAAATTCAAGTATCAATGGTACGCTTTACAGCTTTCCATTTTCATCTCTTCCAAATCTTGAATATGCTGATTTAAGCATGAATAAACTTTCTGGCAGCGTACCTCCTCAGGTAAGCAAGCTTTCGAAGCTCAGTTATCTTGATTTGTCCTATAATAAATTCTCCGGAACCATCCCACCTGAAATTGGCCTCTTAACCAACCTTCAAACCCTCCACTTGAACGAGAACTACTTAAATGGCGCAATTCCTCAGGAGATTGGCCAGTTGAGGTCTCTCGTTGAGCTTGCCTTGTGTACAAACAACATTACGGGCCCTATTCCTGCCTCCTTTGGCAATCTGAAAAACTTGAATTATTTATATCTCTATGAAAATCAACTTTCAGGTTCTATTCCTCGTGAAATTGGAAACCTCAACAATCTTGTTGAGGTTGACATCGACAACAACCAGCTGACAGGCCCTATTCCAGCCTCGATTGGTAACCTGAATAACCTACTGCTTTTGCATCTTTTTGAAAACGGCCTATCTGGTTCCATTCCTCCTGAGATAGGAAAGTTGAAAAAACTCCAGAGTCTGAGCCTATGGGGAAATAAGCTCACTGGTCCAATCCCAACTTCACTAGGTAACCTGAGGGATCTGACTCTTTTGCATCTATATCTGAATCAACTTTCTGGTTCAATCCCGGAAGAGTTAGGCAACCTGAAGTCTCTGATCAAATTGGAAGTAACTGAGAATCAACTTAACGGGTTGATTCCTACTTCACTTGGCAATTTGATAGAATTGAAAACTCTGTCTCTTCGCCAGAACCAACTTTCTGGCTCCATTCCCCCAGAGCTAGGGAAACTGACAAAGTTGGTTGCCTTGGGAATGGATGAAAATCAGTTCTCTGGTCATTTACCAGAAGGGCTATGTAGCAGTCAAACTCTTCAAGACTTCTCTGTCAACAATAACAGCCTTTCTGGTCCAATTCCAGAAAGCTTGAAAAACTGTGCAAGTTTAGTCAGAGCTCGATTTGATGGGAACCAGTTCACTGGGAACCTGTCTGAATCGTTTGGTATTTATCCACACCTTGAATTTATCTTCCTTAGCAACAACAACTTTTCTGGGGAGCTCTCAAACAACTGGTGTAGATGCAAAAACTTGACAACTCTTTTAATTGCAAATAACAGCATCACAGGTCACATTCCTCCAGAATTTGGGAATCTGCCTAATCTGGGCGCCCTAGATCTTTCTTCAAATCAGATAGCTGGGCAGATTCCAAAGGAACTTGGGAAGCTGAAGTCCTTGCTATGGCTGCTTTTAAATGACAACCAACTCTCGGGTGGTATACCTCTAGAGTTAGGATCACTGACAGATCTATTTTCTCTCGACCTATCAGTGAACTTATTGAATGGATCAATTCCAGGAAGCATAGGAGAGTGCCAGCATCTATCCTTTTTGAACTTGAGCAGCAATAGTTTAAGCCACAGTATTCCATCCTGGTTGGGTGAGTTAATTCACCTTAACCTTCTTGATTTGAGCCACAATTCCCTCATCGGAGGGATACCAACTGAATTCGGAGGTTTGAACAGTCTGGAAACGTTGAATCTCTCCCATAATAACCTTTCAGGTTTCATTCCAAAGGCTTTGGCAGAATTGCCTGGTATTCAGCATATTGATTTATCTTTCAATGAGTTAGAGGGTCCAATTCCTTGTGGAAAAGCATTTGCAAATGCCACTATTGAACAACTTAAAGGGAATAAAGGTTTGTGTGGCAACATTACAGGGGTACGACCGTGTGATAGTCCTCAATTGGTCAAAAAGCATGAGAATGGGCAGAAACTTGCTCTCATAATTGCACTCCCTCTTGTGGGAGCACTCATGCTTCTTTCTGCGTTTGCTGGAATTCTCTTTTTTCACGAAAAAAGAAAGGGAGATCCAAAAGTGAAAGACGGGGAAGTAAAGGGTGGAGATGTGTTCTCTATATCCTTATTTGATGGCAAAGAAATGTATGAGAACATCTTAAAAGTGACACGGGATTTTGATCCAACATTTTGCATAGGGAAAGGAGGTCATGGAAGTGTTTACAAGGCAAATCTTCCACCAGCTAACACAGTGGCTGTAAAGAGACTCCACCACTTGTCTGAATCTGCAGATCAAGAAGGTTTCTTGAATGAGATAAGGGCCTTGACAAAGATCAAGCATCGAAATATTGTGAAGCTTCAGGGTTACTGCTCGAGTGCTAAATACTCGTTTTTGGTTTATGAGTACCTTGAAAGGGGCAGCTTGGCTAAACTTTTGAGCATTGAAGAAGAAGCCAAAAAATTGGATTGGCAGAAAAGGATAAAAATCATTAAGGGCGTTGCTCATGCTTTGTCTTACATGCATCATGATTGTTCGCCGCCTATAGTTCATCGAGACATTTCAAGCAACAATGTTTTGCTTGATTCAGAGTATGAAGCTCATGTCTCAGATTTTGGCACGGCGAAGCTTCTGAAGATAGACTCGTCTAATTGGAGTGCAGTAGCAGGCACCTATGGATATGTTGCACCAG AGCTTGCCTACACAATGAGAGTAACTGAAAAATGTGATGTGTACAGCTTTGGGGTCCTAACCCTTGAAGTAATCAAAGGGAGCCATCCTGGTGACTTCATTCCTCACCTTACATCGCCCACATCTGTAAACATCCAACTGAAAGACTTGCTTGACCAACGACTTCCGTATCCCGGTCAGGAAGATGAAGAGACTCTAGTATCAATTCTCAAGCTTGCAAGGGCCTGTCTGACTGTTGATCCTCAATCAAGGCCAACCATGCACATGATTTCTAGTTTTTTATCAATGGGTGCACAAGCACTGCCTAAGCATCTTCAGGGTGACTTTCAGCTGGCTTAG
- the LOC113749135 gene encoding UDP-rhamnose/UDP-galactose transporter 6 — protein sequence MAPASKADKKAAVDAAAWLFNVVTSVGIIIVNKALMATYGFSFATTLTGMHFATTTLMTAVLRWLGYIQSSHLPFPELLKFVLFANFSIVGMNVSLMWNSVGFYQIAKLSMIPVSCLLEVVFDKIRYSRDTKLSIALVLLGVGVCTVTDVSVNTKGFVAAFIAVWSTSLQQYYVHFLQRKYSLSSFNLLGHTAPAQAASLLLVGPFLDYWLTNKRIDAFNFTVPSLVFIVLSCTIAVGTNLSQFICIGRFTAVSFQVLGHMKTILVLILGFLFFGKEGLNLHVVIGMIIAVVGMVWYGNASSKPGGKERHSHSSRSSQQKHGSESSEIDEKV from the exons atggcTCCAGCTAGCAAGGCAGATAAGAAGGCTGCAGTTGACGCAGCAGCATGGCTTTTCAATGTAGTGACGTCAGTTGGGATTATCATTGTCAATAAAGCCTTAATGGCTACATATGGTTTTAGTTTTG CTACAACATTAACTGGTATGCATTTTGCTACTACAACATTGATGACGGCTGTACTTAGGTGGCTGGGTTACATCCAATCTTCACATCTACCTTTTCCAGAGCTTCTGAAATTTGTCCTATTCGCAAACTTCTCAATTGTGGGAATGAATGTCAGTTTGATGTGGAACTCCGTAGGATTCTATCAG ATAGCAAAGCTGAGTATGATCCCTGTTTCCTGCTTATTGGAAGTTGTATTTGACAAAATTCGATATTCAAGAGATACAAAACTCAGCATTGCTCTTGTCCTCCTGGGTGTTGGCGTCTGCACAGTCACTGATGTTAGTGTCAACACTAAAGGATTTGTTGCTGCCTTTATTGCAGTTTGGAGTACTTCTCTGCAACAGTAT TATGTTCATTTCCTTCAACGGAAATACTCTCTTAGCTCATTCAATCTTCTAGGACATACAGCACCAGCCCAGGCTGCATCTTTGCTGCTAGTAGGCCCATTTCTAGATTATTGGCTGACAAACAAGAGGATTGATGCCTTTAACTTCACTGTACCGTCTTTG GTGTTTATAGTCCTTTCATGCACTATTGCAGTTGGAACAAATCTGAGCCAGTTCATCTGCATTGGCAGATTTACTGCTGTCTCATTCCAGGTTCTTGGCCATATGAAAACCATTCTCGTTTTGATCCTGGGGTTCTTATTTTTCGGGAAAGAGGGTCTTAATTTACATGTGGTCATTGGCATGATTATTGCTGTCGTTGGAATGGTATGGTATGGCAATGCTTCTTCCAAACCAGGTGGAAAGGAGCGTCACAGTCATTCATCTCGAAGCAGCCAGCAGAAGCATGGTTCAGAATCTTCTGAAATTGATGAGAAAGTCTGA
- the LOC113749586 gene encoding protein GIGANTEA-like, with product MWRINQRIVKVIVELMRNHDTPESLVILSSASDLLLRATDEMLVDGEACTLPQLELLEATARALQPVLEWGESGLAVADGLLNLLKCRLPATARCVSHPSAHVRALSTSVLRAILYAGSLKASGKKVDKNGIHGPAYQYLSVGNINWQTDIEKCLTWEAHSLLATGMPTQFLSTAAKELGCTISI from the exons ATGTGGAGGATCAATCAACGCATTGTAAAAGTGATTGTGGAGCTAATGAGAAATCATGATACACCTGAATCATTGGTAATTCTATCCAGTGCTTCAGACCTCCTGTTACGCGCCACAGATGAGATGCTCGTTGATGGAGAAGCATGCACTTTACCGCAACTGGAG CTCCTCGAAGCAACTGCTAGAGCGCTCCAACCTGTACTCGAGTGGGGAGAATCCGGATTGGCTGTGGCCGATGGCCTTTTGAACCTATTGAAG TGCCGATTACCAGCGACAGCGCGCTGTGTCTCTCATCCAAGCGCTCATGTTCGGGCTCTTAGCACATCAGTTCTTCGTGCAATTCTGTATGCTGGTTCACTAAAAGCTAGTGGGAAAAAAGTGGACAAAAATGGCATTCATGGCCCTGCTTATCAGTATTTAAGTGTAGGCAATATCAACTGGCAAACTGATATTGAGAAGTGTTTAACATGGGAAGCTCATAGCTTACTTGCAACTGGAATGCCTACTCAGTTTCTTAGTACTGCTGCCAAAGAATTAGGCTGTACCATATCCATCTGA